A genomic segment from bacterium encodes:
- a CDS encoding type II toxin-antitoxin system RelE/ParE family toxin: protein MAYKINLKNSVERDLKKIEKSHLKAILEKIETEFAEKAYQFPALTGKFSGLRKHRIGDYRVIYTIIDDGVLILRIARRKEAYR, encoded by the coding sequence TTGGCTTATAAAATCAACTTAAAAAACTCTGTTGAGAGGGATTTAAAGAAAATTGAAAAATCTCATCTCAAAGCTATATTGGAAAAGATTGAAACAGAGTTTGCTGAAAAAGCGTATCAGTTTCCGGCTCTGACAGGCAAGTTCTCAGGATTACGAAAGCATAGAATTGGTGATTACCGCGTTATCTATACTATCATTGATGATGGCGTCCTCATTCTCCGCATTGCCCGTCGTAAAGAAGCCTACAGGTAA